From the genome of Vicia villosa cultivar HV-30 ecotype Madison, WI linkage group LG2, Vvil1.0, whole genome shotgun sequence, one region includes:
- the LOC131652293 gene encoding uncharacterized protein LOC131652293 isoform X3: protein MKPDERKRRFNEAIVNTLYPPSPQHEQDSEPEENLIELESYTSVISAFFVMSGTLDECENASTSGEDEEEEEHGSETEKLTRAQRKRIRKKKMKEESILRGNLIGPLMPPTQTTQVGDNDPPPVRSNVSKKGDETTRSSNAKRMKQRRMAKKVVKEKRVASPLDNCNQVSSDAVDDGMKEART from the exons ATGAAACCAGACGAGAGAAAACGCCGCTTTAACGAAGCAATTGTTAACACACTATATCCTCCATCTCCACAG CATGAACAAGACTCGGAACCAGAAGAAAACTTGATCGAATTGGAATCTTACACCAGCGTTATTTCAG CATTTTTCGTAATGTCAGGCACTTTGGATGAATGTGAAAATGCCTCAACAAGCGGCGaggacgaagaagaagaagaacacggtTCTGAGACGGAGAAACTCACTAGAGCTCAACGAAAGAGAATTCgtaagaagaagatgaaggaagaATCCATCCTCCGTGGAAACTTAATTGGCCCGTTGATGCCTCCAACCCAAACAACACAGGTCGGGGATAATGATCCTCCACCTGTTCGATCAAATGTCTCTAAGAAAG GTGACGAGACTACGCGTTCTTCTAACGCCAAGAGAATGAAGCAGCGGAGGATGGCGAAGAAGGTTGTCAAAGAAAAGCGAGTTGCCTCTCCATTGGACAATTGTAATCAAGTTTCAAGTGATGCTGTTGATGATGGTATGAAAGAAGCTCGTACGTAA
- the LOC131652293 gene encoding uncharacterized protein LOC131652293 isoform X2 codes for MKPDERKRRFNEAIVNTLYPPSPQHEQDSEPEENLIELESYTSVISGTLDECENASTSGEDEEEEEHGSETEKLTRAQRKRIRKKKMKEESILRGNLIGPLMPPTQTTQVGDNDPPPVRSNVSKKGDETTRSSNAKRMKQRRMAKKVVKEKRVASPLDNCNQVSSDAVDDAIIEEACCIMDCLEEFCPTSDQKLNPYKTHVYFAKRCGQEVA; via the exons ATGAAACCAGACGAGAGAAAACGCCGCTTTAACGAAGCAATTGTTAACACACTATATCCTCCATCTCCACAG CATGAACAAGACTCGGAACCAGAAGAAAACTTGATCGAATTGGAATCTTACACCAGCGTTATTTCAG GCACTTTGGATGAATGTGAAAATGCCTCAACAAGCGGCGaggacgaagaagaagaagaacacggtTCTGAGACGGAGAAACTCACTAGAGCTCAACGAAAGAGAATTCgtaagaagaagatgaaggaagaATCCATCCTCCGTGGAAACTTAATTGGCCCGTTGATGCCTCCAACCCAAACAACACAGGTCGGGGATAATGATCCTCCACCTGTTCGATCAAATGTCTCTAAGAAAG GTGACGAGACTACGCGTTCTTCTAACGCCAAGAGAATGAAGCAGCGGAGGATGGCGAAGAAGGTTGTCAAAGAAAAGCGAGTTGCCTCTCCATTGGACAATTGTAATCAAGTTTCAAGTGATGCTGTTGATGATG CAATCATTGAGGAAGCATGTTGTATTATGGACTGCTTGGAGGAGTTTTGTCCAACTTCAGACCAAAAGTTGAATCCTTACAAAACCCATGTTTACTTCGCCAAAAGATGCGGACAAGAAGTTGCATAG
- the LOC131652293 gene encoding uncharacterized protein LOC131652293 isoform X1, with amino-acid sequence MKPDERKRRFNEAIVNTLYPPSPQHEQDSEPEENLIELESYTSVISAFFVMSGTLDECENASTSGEDEEEEEHGSETEKLTRAQRKRIRKKKMKEESILRGNLIGPLMPPTQTTQVGDNDPPPVRSNVSKKGDETTRSSNAKRMKQRRMAKKVVKEKRVASPLDNCNQVSSDAVDDAIIEEACCIMDCLEEFCPTSDQKLNPYKTHVYFAKRCGQEVA; translated from the exons ATGAAACCAGACGAGAGAAAACGCCGCTTTAACGAAGCAATTGTTAACACACTATATCCTCCATCTCCACAG CATGAACAAGACTCGGAACCAGAAGAAAACTTGATCGAATTGGAATCTTACACCAGCGTTATTTCAG CATTTTTCGTAATGTCAGGCACTTTGGATGAATGTGAAAATGCCTCAACAAGCGGCGaggacgaagaagaagaagaacacggtTCTGAGACGGAGAAACTCACTAGAGCTCAACGAAAGAGAATTCgtaagaagaagatgaaggaagaATCCATCCTCCGTGGAAACTTAATTGGCCCGTTGATGCCTCCAACCCAAACAACACAGGTCGGGGATAATGATCCTCCACCTGTTCGATCAAATGTCTCTAAGAAAG GTGACGAGACTACGCGTTCTTCTAACGCCAAGAGAATGAAGCAGCGGAGGATGGCGAAGAAGGTTGTCAAAGAAAAGCGAGTTGCCTCTCCATTGGACAATTGTAATCAAGTTTCAAGTGATGCTGTTGATGATG CAATCATTGAGGAAGCATGTTGTATTATGGACTGCTTGGAGGAGTTTTGTCCAACTTCAGACCAAAAGTTGAATCCTTACAAAACCCATGTTTACTTCGCCAAAAGATGCGGACAAGAAGTTGCATAG